The following proteins come from a genomic window of Nostoc sp. TCL26-01:
- a CDS encoding DUF4058 family protein translates to MPSIFPGMNPYLEHPELFPGLHHLLISEIARFLSPQLRPKYRVAVEVRMYETADDSSLIVGIPDVMVKTRQNVSDANTTNVAVAAPSVAPVKVTVPIPITIKEGYLEVKEVGTEQLITTIEILSPTNKRPGKGRKVYEKKREQVLGSQTNLVEIDLLRQGKPMPMFGNKIQSNYRILVCPGNRRPVADLYAFNLPDKIPAFPLPLRSGDNELVIDLQALFTQVYDIYDYDLIVDYSHQPVPALSEADAAWADTLLREQGLR, encoded by the coding sequence ATGCCTTCGATATTTCCAGGAATGAACCCATATTTAGAACACCCTGAGTTATTTCCTGGATTACATCACTTATTAATTAGTGAGATTGCGAGGTTTTTGTCTCCACAATTGCGTCCTAAATATCGCGTCGCGGTGGAAGTGCGGATGTATGAAACCGCAGATGATAGTTCCCTAATTGTTGGCATTCCTGATGTCATGGTAAAAACTCGCCAAAATGTCAGTGATGCCAACACTACAAATGTAGCAGTTGCCGCCCCATCAGTTGCACCTGTAAAAGTTACAGTACCAATCCCTATAACTATTAAAGAAGGATATTTAGAAGTCAAAGAAGTTGGGACAGAACAGTTAATTACTACAATAGAAATTCTTTCTCCTACTAATAAACGTCCCGGTAAAGGTAGGAAAGTTTATGAAAAAAAACGGGAACAAGTTTTAGGTAGTCAAACAAATTTAGTGGAAATTGATTTATTACGTCAAGGTAAACCGATGCCGATGTTTGGTAATAAGATTCAGAGCAATTATCGAATTTTGGTTTGCCCTGGAAATCGTCGTCCTGTGGCTGATTTATACGCTTTCAATTTACCAGATAAAATTCCAGCTTTTCCTCTACCTTTACGTTCTGGTGACAACGAACTAGTCATAGATTTACAAGCTTTGTTTACTCAGGTATATGATATTTATGACTATGATTTGATTGTAGATTATAGTCATCAACCAGTTCCCGCATTGTCAGAAGCTGATGCCGCTTGGGCGGATACATTGTTGCGAGAACAAGGGTTAAGATAG
- a CDS encoding aspartyl protease, with protein sequence MIEGRFGEYGQIYFEIDLIGGDGLGFPVETMLDTGFTEFLAMNKQDVESLDWQFLNQDKLRTAQGETEFDVYSGRVIIDNQELEIPVFAGDEIQEFLLGSRWLKSFILVADYSQNRVTLD encoded by the coding sequence ATGATTGAGGGAAGATTTGGAGAATATGGACAAATTTATTTTGAGATAGATTTAATTGGCGGTGATGGTTTGGGTTTTCCTGTAGAAACAATGTTAGATACAGGATTTACTGAGTTTCTAGCTATGAATAAACAAGATGTAGAGAGTCTTGATTGGCAGTTTTTAAATCAAGATAAATTAAGAACTGCTCAAGGAGAAACTGAATTTGATGTTTATAGCGGTAGAGTCATCATAGATAATCAAGAATTGGAAATTCCTGTATTTGCTGGAGATGAAATACAGGAATTTTTATTAGGTTCTCGATGGTTGAAATCGTTTATTTTAGTTGCTGATTATAGTCAAAATAGAGTTACATTAGATTAG
- a CDS encoding helix-turn-helix transcriptional regulator, with protein sequence MLTPYITTSQSIAAGFHALSDPIRINVLELLRQRELCVCDLCDALGVSQSKLSFHLKTLKEANLVNSRQEGRWIYYSLNLPQFAVLEKYLTDYQHLGQILSAPSCNQVS encoded by the coding sequence ATGCTCACTCCTTATATTACTACTTCCCAGTCGATTGCTGCTGGTTTCCATGCTCTTTCTGATCCCATCAGAATTAATGTACTTGAATTACTGCGCCAGCGAGAATTATGTGTCTGCGACTTATGCGACGCTTTGGGGGTAAGTCAGTCTAAACTGTCTTTTCACCTGAAAACTCTCAAGGAAGCCAACTTAGTTAACTCCCGCCAAGAAGGGCGTTGGATTTATTACAGCCTGAATTTGCCGCAATTTGCTGTATTGGAAAAGTATTTGACAGATTACCAGCACTTAGGACAAATATTGTCTGCACCTTCTTGCAATCAGGTTTCCTAA
- a CDS encoding PstS family phosphate ABC transporter substrate-binding protein, whose translation MKAIAEKLALALGIFAVVTGCTSTANTSTQTQQSPKAAEAANKNQVTKVTIDGSSTVYPISQAIAKDFQANSKNNTQVEVNFSGTGGGFTKFCTGKIDINNASRPISQAEMADCNRNGIRYIELPVAFDALTIAVNPENNWAKDITVAELKKIWEPGAEGKITRWNQVRASWPDRPLNLYGAGKQSGTFDYFTEAVTGKAKASRNDYTASEDDDVLVASISKDPNALGYFGYAYYEENQGKLKALPVDSGKGAILPSRATVEKSQYQPLSRPLFIYVNPWSAQHKSAVYQFVDFYVKQAPKTVSSVGYVPLPAEAYHIDYVHLNQGKAGTVFAGKAQFDLTIGELLRKQKQF comes from the coding sequence ATGAAAGCAATAGCAGAAAAATTGGCTCTAGCGCTGGGGATTTTCGCTGTGGTAACTGGTTGTACCTCTACAGCTAATACCTCAACTCAAACTCAGCAATCACCAAAAGCAGCCGAAGCGGCGAATAAAAACCAAGTAACAAAAGTAACGATTGATGGCTCAAGTACAGTCTACCCGATTTCCCAGGCGATCGCTAAAGACTTCCAAGCCAACTCTAAGAATAATACCCAAGTTGAAGTGAATTTTTCCGGTACTGGTGGCGGTTTTACTAAATTTTGTACTGGGAAAATAGACATCAACAATGCTTCTCGCCCAATTTCTCAAGCAGAGATGGCAGATTGTAATCGTAATGGCATCAGGTATATAGAGTTGCCTGTAGCTTTTGATGCCCTGACTATTGCGGTAAACCCAGAAAACAATTGGGCAAAAGACATTACAGTTGCAGAATTGAAAAAAATATGGGAGCCTGGAGCAGAAGGAAAAATTACCCGGTGGAACCAAGTAAGAGCCTCATGGCCAGATCGGCCACTAAACTTATATGGTGCGGGTAAACAATCTGGGACATTCGACTATTTTACAGAAGCGGTTACAGGTAAAGCCAAAGCTAGCCGTAACGACTATACAGCGAGTGAAGATGATGATGTCTTAGTTGCAAGTATCAGCAAAGACCCCAATGCTTTGGGTTACTTTGGCTATGCTTATTATGAAGAAAACCAAGGTAAATTAAAAGCGCTACCAGTAGATAGTGGTAAAGGTGCAATCTTACCATCACGAGCAACTGTAGAAAAATCTCAATATCAGCCACTTTCTCGACCTTTATTTATCTACGTCAATCCCTGGTCAGCACAACATAAAAGTGCAGTATATCAGTTTGTCGATTTCTACGTGAAACAAGCACCAAAAACTGTGAGTTCTGTCGGCTATGTGCCTTTACCCGCAGAAGCTTACCACATTGATTATGTGCATTTAAACCAGGGTAAAGCCGGAACAGTATTTGCTGGCAAAGCCCAGTTTGATTTAACAATTGGGGAATTATTACGCAAACAAAAGCAGTTTTAA
- a CDS encoding MIP/aquaporin family protein, translating to MKSLIKEVAQYRREMLAEAIGTFILVFAGTGAVMVNKISNGAITHLGISLVFGAIVAALIYSLGHISGAHFNPSVTMAFWTAGFFPRRRVIPYILAQLVGAIAASALLLISLGRVANLGATLPLNNNWWQSFVLETVLTFILMFVILGSGLDRRAPIGFAGLAIGLTVGVEAAFMGPITGASMNPARSFGPAFIGGIWQHHWVYWLAPIIGAQLAVIVYRQLSNGFRDFKE from the coding sequence ATGAAGTCATTGATTAAAGAAGTTGCCCAATATCGACGAGAGATGCTAGCAGAAGCGATCGGCACATTTATTTTAGTGTTTGCTGGGACTGGTGCAGTCATGGTGAACAAAATAAGTAACGGTGCTATCACCCATCTGGGTATCAGTTTAGTATTTGGTGCTATTGTGGCTGCGTTAATTTACAGTCTCGGTCATATTAGCGGCGCACACTTCAACCCATCAGTGACAATGGCATTTTGGACGGCGGGCTTTTTCCCCAGGCGACGAGTTATACCGTATATATTGGCACAATTAGTCGGGGCGATCGCTGCTTCTGCACTACTCCTAATTAGTCTAGGACGAGTTGCCAATTTAGGCGCAACTTTGCCACTAAATAATAACTGGTGGCAATCTTTCGTCTTAGAAACTGTTCTCACCTTCATTTTGATGTTTGTGATTTTAGGTTCTGGATTAGATAGACGCGCACCCATAGGTTTTGCTGGGTTAGCAATTGGTTTAACAGTAGGAGTAGAAGCCGCATTTATGGGGCCAATTACAGGTGCAAGTATGAATCCCGCCCGTTCCTTTGGTCCCGCTTTTATCGGCGGAATTTGGCAACATCACTGGGTTTACTGGCTTGCACCAATTATCGGCGCGCAATTAGCCGTCATCGTTTATCGGCAACTTTCCAACGGTTTTCGGGATTTTAAGGAATAA
- the arsH gene encoding arsenical resistance protein ArsH has protein sequence MTSFDHPPRILFLYGSLRERSYSRLLAEEAARIITEFGAEVKFFDPRELPIHGSVPDSHPKVQELRELSMWSEGQVWSSPEMHGTITGIMKNQIDWIPLSLGAVRPTQGRTLAVMQVSGGSQSFNAVNTLRILGRWMRMFTIPNQSSVAKAYQEFNEDGTMKDSSYRDRVVDVMEELYKFTLLLRDQVDYLTDRYSERKEKAAKATAEVANRALEVNVVQSLPIINNQKS, from the coding sequence ATGACTTCTTTTGATCATCCACCCAGAATTTTATTTTTATATGGTTCTTTGCGAGAACGTTCCTATAGCCGCTTATTAGCAGAAGAAGCTGCCAGAATTATCACCGAATTTGGTGCTGAAGTGAAGTTTTTTGACCCCCGTGAATTACCGATACATGGAAGTGTGCCAGATAGCCATCCCAAGGTACAAGAATTGAGGGAATTGAGTATGTGGTCTGAGGGTCAAGTATGGTCTTCACCTGAGATGCACGGTACTATTACTGGGATTATGAAAAACCAAATTGACTGGATTCCTTTGAGTTTAGGTGCAGTTAGACCGACTCAAGGGAGAACTTTAGCAGTGATGCAAGTCAGTGGTGGTTCTCAGTCTTTTAATGCTGTAAACACGTTGCGGATTTTGGGACGATGGATGCGAATGTTTACCATTCCCAATCAGTCTTCCGTGGCAAAAGCATATCAAGAGTTTAACGAAGACGGAACGATGAAGGATTCATCTTACCGCGATCGCGTAGTGGATGTCATGGAAGAACTCTATAAGTTTACCCTGCTGTTGCGTGACCAAGTTGATTATTTAACCGACCGCTACAGTGAACGTAAAGAAAAAGCAGCAAAAGCCACTGCTGAGGTAGCAAATCGGGCTTTGGAAGTGAATGTAGTTCAAAGTTTGCCAATTATTAACAACCAAAAATCATGA
- the arsC gene encoding arsenate reductase, glutathione/glutaredoxin type, with translation MKKIMFVCKKNSRRSQMAEGFTKVLGAGKVAVSSSGLASSEVDPITVQVMSEIGIDISNQTSKALSEFNSEDYDAVISLCGCGVNLPEPWVLREVFEDWQLDDPEGHSIETFRRVRDEVKERVVKLIALLQ, from the coding sequence ATGAAAAAAATCATGTTTGTCTGCAAGAAAAATTCTCGCCGTTCCCAAATGGCAGAGGGATTTACCAAAGTCTTAGGAGCAGGTAAAGTTGCTGTTTCTAGTTCTGGTTTAGCATCGAGTGAAGTCGATCCCATTACTGTACAAGTTATGTCAGAAATTGGTATTGATATTAGTAACCAAACTTCCAAAGCCTTGAGTGAGTTTAATTCTGAAGATTATGATGCGGTGATTTCTTTGTGTGGTTGTGGTGTGAATTTACCAGAACCTTGGGTGTTAAGAGAAGTGTTTGAAGATTGGCAACTAGATGATCCCGAAGGACACTCTATCGAAACTTTTCGCCGTGTTCGTGATGAAGTAAAAGAAAGAGTGGTGAAATTAATTGCTTTACTCCAGTAA